The Campylobacter concisus genome has a window encoding:
- a CDS encoding ComEC/Rec2 family competence protein gives MDNGEQELTARVISSYQKMGSDGKKRQILKLQTDDFTFYTIGSKSDDFRAGDSIFLSVINLDVSFKDYLASTFYMPSFSREKLPQKPAHSFNQKLQSLIYAQHENSKIAQLYSALFLGTNIDGELRDDVSNWGVAHLIAISGYHLGVISAVCFFILRLVFKPIYARYMPYRSYIFDFTIVIFLVLCFYFYMIGFIASFLRAFLMSVAGFYMICKKIKILNFYTLFGVILFSVALFPQLLFSVGFYFSCLGVFYIFVYLLYFAPKFNLVANSLLLNLYVFFAMEVAVLYFFPLISLLQFSVLAINYLFGVFYPLSFLLHLFGYGDIFDEILSKMLAFRLSSGSLHISTFVFLLYNAITLLCVKFKPAAFLPPLFGVASFLLFLLNFS, from the coding sequence ATGGATAATGGCGAACAAGAATTGACAGCAAGAGTCATCTCTAGCTATCAAAAAATGGGTAGTGACGGCAAAAAAAGACAAATTTTAAAATTACAAACAGATGATTTTACCTTTTATACCATAGGCTCTAAAAGTGATGATTTTAGAGCTGGTGATAGTATATTTTTAAGTGTTATAAATTTAGACGTTAGTTTTAAAGACTACCTTGCCTCCACATTTTATATGCCTAGTTTTTCGCGCGAGAAACTACCACAAAAGCCAGCACACAGCTTCAATCAAAAATTACAATCCTTAATCTACGCCCAACATGAAAATAGCAAAATCGCACAGCTTTATTCGGCTTTATTTTTAGGCACAAATATAGATGGCGAGCTAAGAGATGACGTCTCAAACTGGGGCGTGGCGCACCTCATCGCCATTAGCGGCTATCATCTTGGCGTCATAAGCGCGGTTTGCTTTTTTATTTTAAGGCTCGTTTTTAAGCCCATCTACGCAAGATATATGCCTTACCGCTCATACATTTTTGACTTTACGATCGTCATATTTTTGGTGCTTTGCTTTTATTTTTACATGATCGGCTTTATAGCAAGCTTTTTGCGGGCATTTTTGATGAGCGTGGCTGGCTTTTACATGATCTGTAAAAAGATAAAGATCTTAAATTTCTACACGCTCTTTGGCGTTATTTTATTTAGCGTCGCCCTATTTCCGCAGCTTCTTTTTAGTGTTGGCTTTTATTTTTCATGCCTTGGCGTCTTTTATATCTTCGTCTATCTTTTATACTTTGCGCCCAAATTTAACCTGGTAGCAAACTCGCTACTTTTAAATTTATATGTCTTTTTTGCGATGGAGGTTGCGGTGCTTTACTTTTTCCCGCTCATTAGCCTCTTACAGTTTAGCGTGCTAGCTATCAACTACCTATTTGGCGTATTTTATCCGCTAAGCTTTTTACTTCATCTCTTTGGATATGGCGACATTTTTGATGAAATTTTAAGCAAAATGCTAGCTTTTAGACTAAGCTCTGGTAGTCTTCACATAAGCACATTTGTCTTTTTACTTTATAACGCCATCACGCTTTTATGCGTTAAATTTAAGCCAGCAGCATTTTTGCCACCGCTCTTTGGCGTGGCATCATTTTTGCTCTTTTTGCTAAATTTTTCGTAG
- a CDS encoding EamA family transporter encodes MNKLIFVTILWAFSFSLIGEFLAGKVDSYLAVFVRVTLASLVFLPFTKFRGVSPKLALGIMGIGAVQIGLMYLCYYNSFLYLSVPEVALFTIFTPFYVTLIYDAFSFKFRPLYLFSVGVAVFGALIIKYGAINEGAIKGFLLVQGANICFGAGQSAYKALLERYDVDQKKVFGYFHFGAFFVAVIAFITLGNPAKFHVDLTQTLVLLWLGAVASGVGYFMWNKGACEVDSGVLAIMNNALIPAAIIVNLVFWQKDTNLTRLILGAAIMYISLLIHNRVMKFYGVKAA; translated from the coding sequence ATGAATAAACTGATCTTTGTGACCATTTTGTGGGCGTTTAGCTTTAGTTTGATAGGGGAATTTTTAGCTGGCAAGGTCGATAGCTATTTGGCTGTTTTTGTGCGTGTGACACTTGCAAGCTTGGTCTTTTTGCCATTTACGAAATTTCGAGGCGTTAGTCCAAAGCTAGCCCTTGGCATAATGGGCATAGGAGCGGTGCAAATAGGGCTAATGTATCTTTGCTACTACAACTCGTTTTTGTATCTAAGCGTGCCTGAAGTCGCACTTTTTACCATTTTCACGCCGTTTTATGTGACGCTCATATACGATGCTTTTAGCTTTAAATTTAGACCGCTTTATCTCTTTAGCGTTGGCGTTGCGGTCTTTGGCGCGCTTATCATCAAGTATGGCGCGATAAACGAAGGCGCGATAAAGGGCTTTTTGCTGGTGCAAGGCGCAAACATCTGCTTTGGAGCAGGGCAGAGTGCGTATAAGGCGCTTTTGGAGAGATATGACGTGGATCAAAAAAAGGTCTTTGGCTACTTTCACTTTGGAGCGTTTTTTGTGGCAGTGATCGCATTCATAACCCTTGGCAATCCAGCTAAATTTCACGTAGATCTAACCCAAACTTTGGTGCTTTTGTGGCTTGGAGCGGTCGCTAGCGGGGTTGGCTATTTTATGTGGAACAAAGGCGCTTGCGAGGTCGATAGCGGCGTGCTTGCCATCATGAACAACGCCCTCATACCAGCTGCCATCATCGTAAATTTAGTCTTTTGGCAAAAGGACACCAACCTAACAAGGCTTATTTTGGGAGCCGCGATAATGTATATCTCGCTGTTAATTCACAATAGAGTGATGAAATTTTACGGCGTAAAGGCCGCGTGA
- a CDS encoding TolC family protein — MKKILAVLLFALPLWAGNLLEIIALAQSAKLESLKEFNKNEYINKNKSNKLNLSLDGRYTFVPDELKGGYMTKAGSITAKVEYLIFDGGASEASDKILDHKGVEKIYKDEELMNLTAFQVAKVYFNAVALNSLINLETKFVDSFAKAAAENEFWFEYGEIDKSEFDAINFTLNKKRAELDELGLKLAELNSRINLLSNGEIGFVAGSKIVMPDFSKDDISAKLGAMEQEKYIKEQENEKQKSKFAPKIYLKDTQSVNNNSFKKGERTTSQMAEAYADANKPRVEFEWKLPDSLSLSKQSQTKRIEEQRAALDLSDEENRIIARLKDLRGVIEGLSARLNLDSLKQDSLDSDFNDLLNGYLSGKVKFEQFLFVSEKNFSDRANFILNGDLLELNKLEYFFECARNINEVVIE; from the coding sequence TTGAAGAAGATTTTGGCTGTTTTGCTCTTTGCTTTGCCTCTTTGGGCTGGAAATTTACTAGAGATCATTGCTCTGGCGCAAAGTGCGAAGCTTGAGAGTTTGAAAGAATTTAATAAAAATGAATATATAAATAAAAATAAGAGCAACAAGCTAAATTTATCCCTTGATGGCAGATATACCTTTGTGCCTGACGAGCTAAAGGGCGGATATATGACAAAGGCTGGATCGATCACGGCAAAGGTCGAGTATCTCATCTTTGATGGCGGTGCTAGCGAGGCTTCGGATAAGATTTTAGACCACAAGGGCGTGGAGAAAATTTACAAAGATGAAGAGCTTATGAATCTCACTGCTTTTCAGGTCGCAAAGGTCTATTTTAACGCTGTTGCGCTAAATTCGCTGATAAATTTAGAGACAAAATTTGTAGATAGCTTTGCCAAGGCTGCAGCTGAAAATGAGTTTTGGTTTGAGTATGGTGAGATAGATAAGAGCGAATTTGATGCGATAAATTTCACTCTTAATAAAAAAAGAGCCGAGCTAGATGAGCTTGGGCTTAAGCTAGCTGAGCTAAACTCAAGGATAAATTTGCTCTCAAACGGCGAGATCGGCTTTGTGGCTGGCTCAAAGATAGTGATGCCTGATTTTAGCAAAGATGATATAAGCGCCAAACTTGGGGCTATGGAGCAAGAAAAATATATAAAAGAGCAAGAAAATGAGAAGCAAAAGAGCAAATTTGCTCCAAAAATTTACTTAAAAGATACGCAAAGTGTGAATAATAACAGCTTTAAAAAAGGTGAGAGGACGACTTCGCAGATGGCTGAGGCATACGCTGATGCGAACAAGCCTAGAGTGGAGTTTGAGTGGAAGCTACCAGATAGCCTAAGCCTTAGCAAGCAAAGCCAAACAAAGCGCATAGAGGAGCAAAGGGCCGCACTTGATCTAAGCGACGAAGAAAACAGGATAATAGCTAGGCTAAAGGATCTAAGAGGCGTGATAGAGGGTTTAAGCGCTAGGCTAAATTTGGACTCACTAAAGCAAGATAGCCTTGATAGCGACTTTAATGATCTGCTAAATGGCTATCTTAGTGGCAAGGTAAAATTTGAGCAGTTTTTGTTTGTGAGTGAGAAAAATTTTAGCGACAGGGCAAATTTCATCCTAAATGGCGATTTGCTCGAGCTAAACAAGCTTGAATACTTTTTTGAATGCGCAAGAAATATAAATGAGGTGGTGATAGAATGA